In Silene latifolia isolate original U9 population chromosome X, ASM4854445v1, whole genome shotgun sequence, the following proteins share a genomic window:
- the LOC141617097 gene encoding cell division cycle 20.2, cofactor of APC complex-like, protein MLDPITKSLRKYAPSRNSSKENLDRFIPNRSATKFDYVLEGGWRHKVNSEFDSPKKQAYQRQLRKVFNLENPRIFAYKNKPPTPVSLYPEDDYSVIQPSKPVKPRQRNIPQTADRTLDAPQLLDDYYVNLLDWGSNNVLAIAIENTVYLWNQDTGSPSELFTVDEDIGPVTSVSWVSDGCQIAVGFHNSHVQLWDATANKLLRTLRGGHQARVGSLAWNRHILTSGSMDCSIINNDVRVRDHIVETYQGHRGQICGLKWSHSGQKLASGGNDNLVYIWDRSLTSSQTQWLHRFEDHRAAVRALAWCPFQRNMLASGGGGADGCIKFWNTDTGACLNSVDSGSQVCSLLWSKTDRELLSSHGSPQNQLTLWKYPSMTKITELSGHNSRVLFTTQSPDGCTVASAAGADDETLRFWKVFGDPEKTKPADKRAPEPFAHFSRIR, encoded by the exons ATGTTGGACCCGATCACAAAGTCGCTTCGAAAGTACGCTCCTTCCAGAAATAGTTCAAAGGAAAAC TTGGACAGATTTATTCCTAATCGATCTGCAACAAAGTTCGATTATGTGCTGGAGGGAGGATGGAGGCATAAGGTAAATAGCGAGTTTGACTCACCAAAGAAGCAGGCTTACCAGCGGCAACTGAGAAAAGTATTCAACTTGGAAAATCCAAGGATCTTTGCTTATAAGAATAAGCCGCCCACTCCCGTTAGTTTATATCCTGAGGATGATTATTCTGTTATTCAACCATCTAAGCCTGTTAAGCCCCGCCAGCGCAACATTCCTCAG ACTGCTGATAGGACATTGGACGCACCTCAACTCTTAGATGACTACTACGTGAATTTACTTGATTGGGGTAGCAACAATGTCTTGGCAATAGCTATTGAAAACACAGTTTACTTATGGAATCAGGATACCGGTTCTCCCTCAGAACTTTTCACAGTAGACGAGGATATAGGTCCAGTGACAAGTGTGAGCTGGGTTTCTGATGGTTGTCAAATTGCAGTTGGCTTCCATAACTCTCATGTTCAGTTGTGGGATGCCACAGCCAATAAGTTG CTAAGGACTCTAAGAGGAGGACACCAAGCGAGGGTAGGATCATTGGCATGGAACCGACATATTCTTACCTCCGGATCAATGGACTGCAGCATTATCAACAACGACGTGAGAGTCAGGGACCACATTGTGGAAACATATCAAGGGCACCGAGGGCAAATTTGCGGGCTAAAGTGGTCCCATTCTGGCCAAAAACTGGCTAGTGGAGGCAACGACAACCTGGTATACATTTGGGACCGGTCCTTAACATCGTCTCAGACTCAGTGGCTTCACAGGTTCGAAGATCACAGAGCTGCAGTTAGAGCCCTGGCTTGGTGCCCCTTCCAGCGTAACATGCTGGcttctggtggtggtggtgccgACGGGTGCATTAAGTTCTGGAACACAGACACTGGTGCTTGTCTGAACTCGGTGGACTCGGGTTCTCAAGTTTGCTCTTTACTGTGGAGTAAGACTGACCGCGAGCTTCTGAGCTCACACGGGTCTCCTCAAAACCAGCTGACATTGTGGAAGTACCCCTCTATGACTAAGATAACAGAGCTAAGTGGGCACAACTCCAGAGTACTTTTTACCACACAG AGTCCAGATGGGTGCACTGTGGCTTCAGCAGCAGGGGCAGACGACGAGACTTTACGATTTTGGAAAGTTTTTGGTGATCCTGAAAAGACGAAACCTGCAGATAAGAGAGCTCCAGAGCCGTTTGCTCATTTTAGTCGCATTCGTTGA
- the LOC141617100 gene encoding putative exonuclease domain-containing protein At3g15140 — protein sequence MAFSRAFIARNSLLMYSSLSSSISLLSFSSIIPTITTTRSLTLSASVSSQQSNTSTDHSSSFPLQTLKPAWKPMCLYYTQGKCTFMDDPSHLDKFNHSCSVPLEEEIAKSEKLRPQDIDFLLVLDLEGKVEILEFPVLIIDAKTLQAVDFFHRFVRPSNMSEKRIEEYIEGKYGKLGVSRVWHDTAMPFREVIQEFEAWITGGQLWEKELGGPLHRAAFVTCGNWDIKTKIPQQCQVCSMKIPPYFFEWINLKDIYLNFYNRRATGMRTMLNELKIPLLGSHHLEIDDTKNIARVVQRMLADGAVMSITAKRKLDSPESVDFLFKNRIR from the exons ATGGCGTTTTCCAGAGCATTTATCgctaggaattcactactcatgtACTCATCTCTATCATCATCCATATCTCTACTGAGTTTTTCTTCAATTATACCAACAATTACCACAACACGCAGCTTAACTCTCTCAGCTTCCGTTTCTTCCCAACAATCGAATACTTCAACTGACCATTCTTCGTCTTTCCCACTTCAAACTCTCAAACCCGCTTGGAAACCCATGTGCTTGTACTATACACAAGGCAAATGTACCTTT ATGGATGATCCTTCTCATTTAGACAAATTCAATCACAGCTGCTCCGTGCCACTTGAAGAAGAAATTGCTAAATCTGAAAAGTTACGCCCACAGGATATAGATTTCCTGTTAGTGCTCGATTTAGAAGGAAAAGTTGAGATTCTCGAGTTCCCTGTTTTGATTATTGATGCCAAAACATTGCAAGCTGTCGATTTTTTCCACAG GTTTGTTAGGCCTTCCAATATGAGCGAGAAAAGGATAGAAGAATATATTGAAGGCAAATATGGGAAACTAGGTGTTTCTCG TGTTTGGCATGATACAGCCATGCCATTTCGAGAAGTCATTCAAGAATTTGAGGCTTGGATCACTGGCGGTCAGTTGTGGGAAAAGGAGCTCGGTGGACCACTACACAGAGCTGCTTTTGTAACTTG TGGCAATTGGGACATTAAAACGAAAATTCCTCAGCAGTGTCAAGTATGTAGCATGAAGATCCCCCCTTATTTTTTCGAGTGGATTAACTTAAAGGACATCTATTTGAACTTCTATAATCGAAGG GCCACAGGAATGAGGACCATGTTGAATGAACTCAAGATACCATTGTTGGGAAGTCATCACCTTGAGATCGACGACACAAAAAACATAGCTAGGGTGGTGCAGCGTATGCTAGCAGATGGCGCTGTAATGAGCATAACTGCTAAAAGGAAACTTGACAGTCCCGAGTCTGTAGACTTCCTTTTCAAAAATCGTATCAG GTGA
- the LOC141617099 gene encoding anthocyanidin 3-O-glucoside 2'''-O-xylosyltransferase-like encodes MEKKLHVVMFPWFAMGHMTPFLHLANKLAERGHKTTLLLPNKSKLHLELLNLHPSLITLHPITVPHVDPLPQGTETASDIAIHLTNHLATALDLTQPEVKAIVATLLPVDLMFYDMAHWIPEVASLFNIKTVCYKVVCAASLAIAVVPARNLARDRPITEEDVAQPPPGYPSKDVVLHGPEARSLLFIGLEFGSGLTFYERVSMSVASSDAIAIRTCREIEGSFCDYMGSQYNKPVFLTGPILPESGPARGSLDAPWAEWLGQYAPGEVIFCAFGSQFILEQDQFQEIVLGFEMTNLPFLVAVKPPTGCASIEEALPEGFKERVGDRGVITGGWVQQPLILAHPSVGCFVNHCGFGSMWESLTAKSQIVLVPQLGDQILNTRLMAGELKVAVEVEKTENGWVSKESLCKAIMSVMDEKSEIGCLVKNNHAKWRDMISSQGFMSGYIDNFVKDLLNLVA; translated from the coding sequence atggagaaaaaaCTCCATGTAGTGATGTTTCCATGGTTTGCCATGGGACACATGACACCATTTCTACATCTAGCTAACAAACTTGCTGAAAGAGGCCACAAAACCACCCTCTTACTCCCTAACAAGTCTAAACTCCACCTTGAACTCCTTAATCTTCATCCTTCTCTTATCACTCTTCATCCAATCACCGTCCCCCACGTCGACCCTCTTCCTCAAGGTACTGAGACGGCCTCCGACATCGCCATCCATCTCACTAACCACCTTGCTACTGCCCTCGACCTCACCCAGCCTGAGGTTAAGGCCATTGTTGCCACCCTATTGCCTGTAGACCTTATGTTTTATGATATGGCTCATTGGATACCTGAAGTTGCATCTCTGTTTAACATCAAAACTGTGTGTTACAAGGTGGTTTGTGCTGCGTCTCTTGCCATTGCAGTGGTCCCGGCTAGGAATTTGGCTCGTGATAGGCCCATCACGGAGGAGGACGTGGCACAGCCTCCGCCGGGCTACCCCTCCAAGGATGTTGTCCTACACGGGCCTGAGGCTAGGAGCTTACTTTTTATAGGGTTGGAATTCGGTAGCGGGCTTACGTTTTATGAACGTGTTAGTATGTCAGTGGCGTCTTCTGATGCCATTGCCATACGTACGTGTCGTGAGATTGAAGGCTCGTTTTGCGACTACATGGGTAGCCAATACAACAAGCCTGTTTTCCTGACGGGACCAATCTTACCCGAGTCCGGTCCTGCCAGGGGGTCACTGGACGCCCCATGGGCCGAGTGGCTAGGCCAGTATGCCCCAGGGGAGGTCATCTTCTGTGCTTTTGGGAGCCAATTCATCTTGGAGCAGGATCAGTTCCAAGAAATAGTCCTCGGATTTGAAATGACCAATTTACCCTTCCTCGTTGCTGTCAAGCCTCCAACCGGGTGCGCCTCAATCGAGGAGGCTTTGCCAGAGGGATTCAAGGAGCGAGTTGGCGATAGAGGAGTGATCACGGGCGGGTGGGTCCAACAACCGCTTATACTAGCTCACCCATCCGTAGGATGTTTCGTGAACCATTGCGGGTTTGGATCGATGTGGGAGTCCTTGACGGCTAAGAGCCAAATAGTTTTAGTACCGCAATTAGGCGATCAAATATTGAACACAAGGTTAATGGCCGGGGAGCTTAAGGTGGCTGTGGAAGTAGAGAAAACAGAGAATGGATGGGTGTCTAAGGAGAGTTTATGTAAGGCAATAATGTCAGTTATGGATGAAAAAAGTGAAATTGGTTGCTTGGTTAAGAATAATCATGCAAAATGGAGGGATATGATTTCTAGCCAAGGGTTTATGAGTGGTTACATTGATAATTTTGTTAAGGATTTGCTAAATCTTGTTGCTTAA
- the LOC141617101 gene encoding E3 SUMO-protein ligase MMS21-like yields MASTSANRASDVPTKIKNAVNTLSSDNQPILADIRKSIYAMQEIAVEMEKLNRTQQVKELEDAVLELLYANEECNSFSSVMQSVGEKYQPGPQLTNFKKMLDGEKSKFKGQSAANLQKDPFLRRFREAVWNVHHAGQPMPGEEQEEIVMTTTQFGLLNTVCPITGKAVTDLSEPVRSMDCKHVYEKEAIMQYIRQATKTNNCPVAGCPKALRAARVVCDTLLPVEIEEMRSQNKQTEAPGAFEDFTNFSDSGDSS; encoded by the exons ATGGCGTCCACATCTGCAAATCGGGCAAGCGATGTTCCGACCAAAATTAAAAACGCAGTTAACACATTGTCCTCCGACAATCAGCCTATTCTTGCT GATATTCGGAAATCCATTTACGCGATGCAAGAAATCGCTGTCGAAATGGAGAAACTTAATCGAACTCAgcag GTAAAAGAGCTTGAAGACGCTGTTTTAGAACTATTGTATGCTAATGAGGAATGCAACAGCTTTTCCAGTGTTATGCAATCGGTTGGAGAAAAATACCAGCCTGGTCCACAG CTAACTAACTTTAAGAAGATGCTTGATGGTGAAAAATCAAAGTTCAAGGGTCAATCTGCTGCAAATCTTCAAAAGGATCCTTTCCTACGTCGCTTCAGAGAAGCCGTTTGG AATGTTCATCATGCAGGTCAGCCAATGCCTGGCGAAGAGCAGGAAGAAATCGTGATGACTACTACACAATTTGGACTTTTGAATACAGTGTGCCCAATAACTGGGAAAGCTGTCACTGATTTATCGGAACCTGTTCGAAG CATGGATTGCAAGCATGTCTATGAAAAGGAAGCAATTATGCAATATATAAGGCAGGCGACCAAAACAAACAATTGCCCTGTTGCAG GTTGTCCAAAAGCATTGCGTGCTGCAAGAGTGGTTTGCGACACCTTGTTACCTGTCGAGATAGAGGAAATGCGTTCACAAAACAAACAAACTGAGGCACCTGGTGCTTTTGAAGACTTCACTAATTTTAGTGACAGTGGTGATTCATCATAG